In Oenanthe melanoleuca isolate GR-GAL-2019-014 chromosome 8, OMel1.0, whole genome shotgun sequence, a single genomic region encodes these proteins:
- the TMEM53 gene encoding transmembrane protein 53 isoform X1, whose amino-acid sequence MMGRGGRFSFPLAAGREVGGASGGVEAAGGARSAAMGTLGRKEAVVELQPGPAPEGSAQTEPAEGQPVVILLGWAGCQDKYLAKYSAIYSQKGCTVIRYTAPWRMVFFSETFGIRSLQTPARHLLELLFDHSIEDRPVLFHVFSNGGAMLYRYIIEALHTHKSFKNLRVAGTIFDSAPGRRNLQGGLRALATVLASMNVLLRYLLLLTFASAAVVLRMLLYPLTRFLHQSHYDALLAAPSRWPELYLYSQADLIIQASEVQLMADARQQLGVPVKAVDFSDSPHVSHMRLYPTYYRSLCTTFLSDCVGGSPP is encoded by the exons ATGATGGGACGGGGCGGACGCTTTTCTTTCCCATTGGCTGCGGGGAGGGAGGTGGGCGGAGCTTCCGGGGGGGTGGAAGCGGCGGGCGGTGCGCGGAGCGCGGCCATGGGCACCCTTGGGCGGAAGGAGGCCGTGGTGGAGCTGCAGCCGGGACCGGCACCCG AAGGCAGTGCACAGACAGAGCCTGCCGAGGGCCAGCCTGTGGTCATCCTCCTAGGCTGGGCCGGCTGCCAGGACAAATACCTGGCCAAATACAGTGCAATCTACAGCCAGAAG GGGTGCACGGTCATCCGTTACACGGCTCCATGGAGGATGGTATTCTTCTCTGAGACCTTTGGCATCAGATCCCTGCAGACCCCAGCCAGGcacctcctggagctgctctttgaCCACAGCATTGAAGACAGACCGgttcttttccatgttttcagcAATGGTGGTGCCATGCTGTACCGTTACATCATCGAGGCGCTGCACACCCACAAGTCCTTTAAGAACCTCAGAGTAGCCGGCACCATTTTCGACAGCGCCCCTGGCAGAAGAAACTTGCAAGGAGGCCTTCGTGCCCTGGCCACTGTCCTGGCCTCCATGAACGTGCTGCTCAGGTATTTGCTGCTGCTCACGTTTGCCAGCGCGGCCGTGGTGCTGCGGATGCTGCTGTACCCGCTGACGCGCTTCCTCCACCAGAGCCACTACGACGCCCTGCTGGCAGCGCCCTCGCGCTGGCCCGAGCTCTACCTCTACTCCCAGGCCGACCTCATCATCCAGGCCAGCGAGGTGCAGCTCATGGCCGATGCCCGGCAGCAGCTCGGGGTCCCTGTCAAAGCTGTGGACTTCTCAGACTCGCCTCACGTCAGCCACATGCGGCTGTACCCCACCTACTACCGCAGCCTCTGCACCACGTTCCTGTCTGACTGTGTCGGGGGCTCACCTCCTTAG
- the TMEM53 gene encoding transmembrane protein 53 isoform X2 has protein sequence MMGRGGRFSFPLAAGREVGGASGGVEAAGGARSAAMGTLGRKEAVVELQPGPAPGSAQTEPAEGQPVVILLGWAGCQDKYLAKYSAIYSQKGCTVIRYTAPWRMVFFSETFGIRSLQTPARHLLELLFDHSIEDRPVLFHVFSNGGAMLYRYIIEALHTHKSFKNLRVAGTIFDSAPGRRNLQGGLRALATVLASMNVLLRYLLLLTFASAAVVLRMLLYPLTRFLHQSHYDALLAAPSRWPELYLYSQADLIIQASEVQLMADARQQLGVPVKAVDFSDSPHVSHMRLYPTYYRSLCTTFLSDCVGGSPP, from the exons ATGATGGGACGGGGCGGACGCTTTTCTTTCCCATTGGCTGCGGGGAGGGAGGTGGGCGGAGCTTCCGGGGGGGTGGAAGCGGCGGGCGGTGCGCGGAGCGCGGCCATGGGCACCCTTGGGCGGAAGGAGGCCGTGGTGGAGCTGCAGCCGGGACCGGCACCCG GCAGTGCACAGACAGAGCCTGCCGAGGGCCAGCCTGTGGTCATCCTCCTAGGCTGGGCCGGCTGCCAGGACAAATACCTGGCCAAATACAGTGCAATCTACAGCCAGAAG GGGTGCACGGTCATCCGTTACACGGCTCCATGGAGGATGGTATTCTTCTCTGAGACCTTTGGCATCAGATCCCTGCAGACCCCAGCCAGGcacctcctggagctgctctttgaCCACAGCATTGAAGACAGACCGgttcttttccatgttttcagcAATGGTGGTGCCATGCTGTACCGTTACATCATCGAGGCGCTGCACACCCACAAGTCCTTTAAGAACCTCAGAGTAGCCGGCACCATTTTCGACAGCGCCCCTGGCAGAAGAAACTTGCAAGGAGGCCTTCGTGCCCTGGCCACTGTCCTGGCCTCCATGAACGTGCTGCTCAGGTATTTGCTGCTGCTCACGTTTGCCAGCGCGGCCGTGGTGCTGCGGATGCTGCTGTACCCGCTGACGCGCTTCCTCCACCAGAGCCACTACGACGCCCTGCTGGCAGCGCCCTCGCGCTGGCCCGAGCTCTACCTCTACTCCCAGGCCGACCTCATCATCCAGGCCAGCGAGGTGCAGCTCATGGCCGATGCCCGGCAGCAGCTCGGGGTCCCTGTCAAAGCTGTGGACTTCTCAGACTCGCCTCACGTCAGCCACATGCGGCTGTACCCCACCTACTACCGCAGCCTCTGCACCACGTTCCTGTCTGACTGTGTCGGGGGCTCACCTCCTTAG